Proteins co-encoded in one Flavivirga eckloniae genomic window:
- the neuB gene encoding N-acetylneuraminate synthase produces the protein MNNPYIEISGRKIGIDFPPLVIAEIGINHEGSLTVAKEMVDAAHRAGAEIIKHQTHIVEDEMSGEAKKVIPGNTDVSIYEVMKRCALNESDEIALKEYVEQKGMIFISTPFSRAAANRLKSMEVPAYKIGSGECNNYPLLEHIAKFGKPVILSTGMNTIESVKKAVDIFDKHDVPVVLLHTTNLYPTPIHLVRFGAMQELHEAFPDKVFGLSDHTLNNNACLGAVALGASVLERHFTDHMQRKGPDIICSMDEKACKELIINANEIALMRGGKKEPAKEEKITIDFAFATVCSIKEIKKGDVFTKDNIWVKRPGTGPILAEHFNNVIGKIATRDVKNDTHLSPNDIEGYN, from the coding sequence ATGAATAACCCTTATATAGAAATTTCAGGAAGAAAAATAGGAATAGATTTTCCGCCATTAGTCATCGCCGAAATTGGAATTAACCACGAAGGATCGTTAACAGTTGCAAAAGAAATGGTTGATGCAGCGCATAGAGCAGGAGCTGAAATTATTAAGCATCAAACCCATATTGTAGAAGATGAAATGAGTGGTGAAGCCAAAAAGGTAATACCAGGAAATACAGATGTTTCCATTTACGAAGTCATGAAACGATGTGCGCTTAATGAATCTGATGAGATTGCGCTTAAAGAGTATGTTGAGCAAAAAGGCATGATATTTATTTCTACACCGTTTTCCAGAGCAGCAGCTAATAGGTTAAAAAGCATGGAAGTACCAGCCTATAAAATTGGTTCTGGCGAATGTAATAATTATCCATTATTGGAACATATTGCTAAGTTTGGCAAACCAGTAATTCTAAGTACTGGTATGAATACTATAGAAAGCGTAAAGAAAGCGGTTGATATTTTCGATAAACATGATGTTCCTGTAGTCTTATTGCATACAACAAACTTGTATCCAACACCTATACATTTAGTACGTTTTGGTGCCATGCAAGAATTACATGAGGCTTTTCCCGATAAGGTATTTGGCTTAAGTGATCACACCTTAAATAACAATGCTTGTTTAGGAGCAGTAGCATTGGGAGCTTCTGTTTTAGAACGTCATTTTACAGACCACATGCAACGTAAAGGACCGGATATTATATGCAGTATGGACGAAAAAGCATGTAAGGAACTTATAATAAATGCTAACGAAATAGCCCTAATGCGAGGCGGTAAAAAAGAACCAGCAAAAGAAGAGAAGATTACCATAGATTTTGCTTTTGCTACCGTTTGCAGCATAAAAGAAATAAAAAAAGGAGATGTTTTTACAAAAGACAATATATGGGTTAAACGTCCGGGAACTGGGCCTATTTTAGCCGAACATTTTAATAATGTTATTGGAAAAATAGCAACAAGAGATGTAAAAAACGATACCCATTTATCTCCAAACGATATTGAAGGTTATAATTAA
- a CDS encoding acylneuraminate cytidylyltransferase family protein produces the protein MKTNKLNKTFVVIIPARGGSERLPKKNVLPLKNKPLIEYSIDFAKSNLDYVEKIVVTTDDQEIKRIALKNNVQVIDRPKEISGNKASTVSALKHALLTLNETYDFVILLQPTNPLRPKNLLKSACDKIIEEGADSLITVTKNHHKLGKIVNNTYEPFLYNMGQRSQDLEPLYYENGLLYITKRELILDDKIISNNNIPVIVDHAFANVDIDTMDDFKLAEFTLEQQKDE, from the coding sequence ATGAAAACTAACAAGTTAAATAAAACATTTGTTGTTATAATACCAGCAAGGGGAGGTTCAGAACGGTTACCTAAAAAAAATGTTTTACCTCTTAAAAACAAACCCTTAATTGAGTATAGTATCGATTTCGCAAAATCCAATTTAGATTATGTTGAAAAAATAGTCGTGACTACAGACGATCAGGAAATAAAAAGGATTGCATTAAAAAACAATGTACAGGTAATAGATAGACCCAAAGAAATATCGGGTAATAAAGCCTCTACGGTATCAGCCTTAAAGCATGCTTTGTTAACACTTAACGAAACATACGATTTTGTAATACTATTACAACCAACCAATCCTTTACGTCCCAAGAATCTATTAAAAAGTGCCTGTGATAAAATCATAGAAGAAGGCGCAGATAGTTTAATTACAGTTACAAAAAACCATCATAAACTAGGAAAAATAGTAAACAACACATACGAACCATTTTTATATAATATGGGGCAAAGAAGTCAGGATTTAGAGCCTTTATACTATGAAAATGGGTTGTTGTATATAACAAAGCGTGAGCTTATACTAGACGATAAAATCATTTCAAATAATAATATACCTGTCATCGTAGATCATGCATTTGCTAATGTAGACATAGATACTATGGATGATTTTAAACTAGCAGAATTTACTCTAGAACAACAAAAAGATGAATAA